The Streptomyces halobius genomic interval ACACCATGAACACCGTAAAGAAGACCGCCCTCGTCGTTGCCGGTGCCGGTCTGGCCCTCGGCGCCGCCGCCGGGTCAGCCTTCGCTCACGATGGCGCCAACGGCAATGCTGTGATGTCGCCGGGCGTCGGCTCCGGCAACAACGCGCAGGCCCCGGTGCACGTCCCCGTGAACGCCACCGGCAACAGCGCCAACGTCATCGGCGCCCTCAACCCCGCCTTCGACAACATCAGCTCGAACGGCTGAGGTTGTCCGGCGCAAGACCGAACAGCCCCCTGTGACCAGGGCTGTTCACCGAGAGGGGAACGCCGGGACCGCATATCCCCTCCCAAGGCCCCGCCGACCGTACTGCGGTTCGGCGGGGCCTTCCCCCGTCGGCACCTCGTCATCCCCGGCGACGCTCCCGTTCCTCCACCGCGGAGTTGTACGCCGCCACCTGCGCCCGCCGGGCCGTACGCTCCACCGGACGCAGCGCTTCGGCCCGCGCCGCGATCTCCGACGCGCTCACCGCACCGCCGTGCTCATCGCCGCCCTCCAGCGCGATGTCGATGAGCGCGCCCACCCGCTGCGCCAGCTCCAACACCCGCACGGCACGCGGCGGATAGCCGGGAGCCAGCACCTGCCGGCCGGCCTCCGCCCGCGCCCGGTACACCTCCAGGGCCGCCTCCGCAACCGGACCGGCCCCGGCCACATCCAGCTTCGAGAGCACCTCCGTCGCGTCCCGCAGCGCCTCCGCCAGCTCCCGCTCCGCCTCGCCCAGCGACGGCACATCGGCCGGCGGCGCGTCCCGCACCGGAAGGCAGTGCCAGACCACCTCCACATGCACATCGGGACCGCTGCCGCCCTCCGGCCCGGCCTCGTATATCTCCGGAACCAGTCCCACACCGGCCCCCGCGGCCAGCACCGCCTCCTCGGCCTCCAGCGCCCGCGCGTTGAATTCGGGCGGGCCGCTCAGCCCCAGCGGATGCCCCGGCGCCGGCAGCGCCACCCGCAGACCGACCGCCCCCAGCGCCCGCAGACGCCCCAGCGCGAGTGTCAGCCCGACCGGTGCCTCCTCCCCGGGCAGATCGGCCACGCGGTGCACCGCATCATCGTCCGCGATACGGTGCGCGGCTTCATCAGGTGAGACAAGTCCGGCCAATAGGGCATTTCCCCACGACGCCAGCCGTCCTGAACGAGGTTCATCGAGCATGCTCCCCAGCCTAGGGAACGGCACCGACACCGAGTGGCGTAGGTTTGCTGGGGGGATGCGCCGGCAGGCGCACGCGACGCCGAGATGCAATGGGAGACAACGCGCTCATGAGCGATGTACTGGAGCTGGTGGACGTATCCGTGGTCCGCGAAGGACGGGCTCTGGTGGAGCAGGTTTCCTGGTCGGTGAAGGAGGGGGAGCGCTGGGTGATCCTCGGCCCCAACGGCGCCGGCAAGACCACCCTCCTGAACGTCGCGTCCAGCTATCTCTTCCCGACCACCGGCGAGGCCACGATCCTCGGCGAGCGGCTCGGCAAGGTCGATGTCTTCGACCTCCGCCCGCGCATCGGCGTCGCCGGCATCGCGCTCGCCGACAAGCTGCCCCGCGGCCAGACCGTCCTGCAGACCGTGCTCACCGCCGCGTACGGCATGACCGCGCACTGGCAGGAGCACTACGACGAGGTCGACGAGCAGCGCGCCCGCGCCTTCCTCGACCGCCTCGGCATGACCGCCTACCTCGACCGGAAGTTCGGCACCCTCTCCGAGGGCGAGCGCAAGCGCACCCTGATCGCCCGCGCGATGATGACCGACCCCGAACTGCTCCTCCTCGACGAGCCGGCCGCGGGCCTCGACCTCGGCGGCCGCGAGGACCTGGTGCGCCGCCTCGGCCGCCTCGCCCGCGACCCGTACGCACCCTCGATGATCATGGTCACCCACCATGTCGAGGAGATCGCGCCGGGCTTCACCCATGTCCTGATGATCCGCCAGGGCAAAGTGCTGGCCGCCGGCCCGCTCGACCTCGAACTGACCTCCAGCAACCTCTCCCACTGCTTCGGCCTGCCGCTGATCGTCGAGCGCAACGGCGA includes:
- a CDS encoding chaplin, translated to MNTVKKTALVVAGAGLALGAAAGSAFAHDGANGNAVMSPGVGSGNNAQAPVHVPVNATGNSANVIGALNPAFDNISSNG
- a CDS encoding ABC transporter ATP-binding protein — encoded protein: MSDVLELVDVSVVREGRALVEQVSWSVKEGERWVILGPNGAGKTTLLNVASSYLFPTTGEATILGERLGKVDVFDLRPRIGVAGIALADKLPRGQTVLQTVLTAAYGMTAHWQEHYDEVDEQRARAFLDRLGMTAYLDRKFGTLSEGERKRTLIARAMMTDPELLLLDEPAAGLDLGGREDLVRRLGRLARDPYAPSMIMVTHHVEEIAPGFTHVLMIRQGKVLAAGPLDLELTSSNLSHCFGLPLIVERNGDRWSAQGLPLT